One Mycolicibacterium crocinum DNA window includes the following coding sequences:
- a CDS encoding DUF3375 domain-containing protein, which translates to MSPRSPILDRPTNYIEGAIDVHDDTSLSAVDLLEVNREIQGSPTIRLLAALNLGGYATLMERHLNEGVISETELVVRLERDLDDLGRPGGEQSGLGLIKSWASQGWLHRVADQRTGVERNLCYLTQDARRALDFLRGLRRQDTIATGGSINGIASRLKQIALRVGNDPVRIRAGIQAEIDALQAELDALERGEDLDRSADVDMTDMYDEAHAIALQMERLITDIGQYGTMIERATAALDEPIDSNLAYRDRQRQMYADYQAAWDSQGRDSHRAFLRMINDPDQRAEFEADVAAVAHALPALDPALRKVMAGFFELVGQQIDEVERIQQRCAQRVKRFTAFGTLEQSRGVARQLNDAIGAARALLKSSLTDSRLDIELPLARHAISSVGALSFRIGDLSNPKPAQAAEGELDLTSFAALTTQVDAPAMSEMINTALDAGGPLSLPAAVEMLDAVYLGHVIVLWSWALKQPSQTDTASTKPVTVRFQSLDGRDREMEVPHLIFTEPISSLLGASA; encoded by the coding sequence ATGTCCCCGCGATCGCCTATCTTGGACCGTCCAACCAACTACATCGAGGGGGCAATAGACGTGCACGACGACACCTCTCTGTCGGCCGTCGACCTCCTCGAAGTCAACCGCGAGATCCAGGGCTCCCCCACGATCCGGCTGCTGGCCGCGCTCAACCTCGGCGGCTACGCCACCCTGATGGAGCGCCACCTCAACGAGGGTGTGATCAGCGAGACCGAGCTCGTGGTGCGACTCGAGCGCGACCTCGACGACCTGGGCCGGCCCGGCGGCGAACAGTCCGGGCTGGGCCTCATCAAGAGCTGGGCCAGCCAGGGTTGGCTGCACCGGGTGGCAGACCAGCGCACCGGCGTCGAACGCAACCTGTGCTACCTCACCCAGGACGCCCGCCGCGCCCTGGACTTCCTGCGCGGACTGCGCCGCCAGGACACCATCGCCACCGGCGGCTCGATCAACGGCATCGCCTCCCGCCTCAAGCAGATCGCCCTGCGGGTCGGCAACGACCCGGTCCGCATCCGCGCCGGCATCCAGGCCGAGATCGACGCACTGCAGGCCGAACTCGACGCTTTGGAACGCGGTGAGGATCTCGACCGCTCCGCCGACGTCGATATGACCGACATGTACGACGAAGCCCACGCCATCGCCCTGCAGATGGAGCGGCTGATCACCGACATCGGCCAGTACGGCACGATGATCGAGCGGGCAACCGCCGCACTCGACGAGCCGATTGATTCCAACCTGGCCTACCGCGACCGGCAGCGTCAGATGTACGCCGACTACCAGGCGGCCTGGGACTCGCAGGGCCGCGACTCGCACCGCGCCTTCCTGCGGATGATCAACGACCCCGACCAACGCGCGGAGTTCGAGGCCGACGTCGCCGCCGTCGCGCACGCCCTGCCCGCCCTCGACCCCGCGCTGCGCAAGGTCATGGCCGGATTCTTCGAACTCGTCGGCCAGCAGATCGACGAGGTGGAGCGCATCCAGCAGCGCTGCGCCCAGCGGGTCAAGCGGTTCACCGCATTCGGCACCCTGGAGCAGAGCCGGGGCGTGGCACGCCAGCTGAACGACGCGATCGGCGCCGCCCGCGCGCTGCTCAAGAGCTCGCTGACGGACTCGCGACTGGACATCGAACTGCCCCTGGCGCGGCATGCCATCAGTTCTGTTGGCGCACTGAGCTTCCGGATCGGCGACCTGTCGAACCCGAAGCCCGCCCAGGCGGCCGAAGGCGAGCTCGACCTGACCAGTTTCGCGGCGTTGACCACACAGGTCGACGCGCCGGCGATGTCGGAGATGATCAACACCGCGCTCGACGCCGGCGGTCCGCTGTCGTTGCCGGCCGCTGTGGAGATGCTCGACGCCGTCTACCTCGGCCATGTCATCGTGCTGTGGTCGTGGGCGCTCAAGCAGCCATCACAGACGGACACAGCCTCGACCAAGCCGGTCACCGTCCGGTTCCAGTCGCTCGACGGACGGGATCGCGAGATGGAGGTTCCGCACTTGATCTTCACCGAACCGATCTCCAGCTTGTTGGGAGCCAGCGCATGA
- a CDS encoding ATP-binding protein, with the protein MAEQFHLSRLQVINWGVFDGYHDIPFSEGGALIAGASGSGKSSLLDAISLGFLPFNRRNFNASGDNTAAGSSAGRRTVDKYVRGAWGQRSDGGSSKVMYLRGEGTAWSAIAVTYRSNTGRSVTGLVLKWLTGESRSDSSSRFVLADGDRDIEDVCNRWAAGRFDSGVFKDDEWRFSTKVESQYLAQLYATIGIRASDAAQQLLGKAKSLKSVGGLEQFVREFMLDEPSSLTRLPEALKQIDPLVEARELLAVAQKKRKILGDIEKIQQRYASESSDLGIIDLVDQPMVRAYTDHVRLAQCGPQIESLDATIDQLGNEYEDVTRQLNLAKAEGDSLNAQISGSSASLGPLQSQVAGAEAQAEQVSRRRAAYEAMLGAQDIDVPDSADEFWNLREELATEVTELLAKLDRGREASTDAEYAQKAARIARDDAAKELKRVEHVGSALPEFAITMREHICAAVGIDPCELPYIAELMDLRPDQSRWRVAVEKVLRGVGLRLLVPDERYSAVLRFVNETNMGGRLQLHHVRASLVGADPVDADPNTLAGKLFVVDPTHACAAEAADVIAAAGDHICVDTPDVFSRFRRAVTDTGLYKDSERLAIKDDRRPLKQSDYIYQGDVRAKIDALTVDLATAEELYQQARRKADEIAAQRQQWRDRAAACKAICEQFPQWNQVDIDTADGHADRLREQFELLLADNPDIEALTARADECWEEIQTLMTRRGAIQTRRDDLDSRRTQLLELQDRLTPAFVSEPLTELLNRYAAAIPVTLEVLNPEPHREAVFNTIRREREQLRESRRRSYDELARILNTFDTAFPDAIPNDSEVFDERVHDYVALCRHIDERELPDAYERMMRLVTEQAPDAILTLHRVAEQEARRISEQIDRVNTGLGAVEFNSGTRLTLRATPRSLTAVAELTEIVRAISRRIAEVGLGDKQAILDQYADILRLRNRLASTAPEDKAWTRDALDVRNRFTFDCAEWDVRTEDLIRTHSNAGDNSGGEQEKLMAFCLAGALSFNLASPESSDNKPVFAQLMLDEAFSKSDPQFAQQALQAFRKFGFQLVIVATVQNATTIQPYIDSVIMVSKTEATSRNARPVATVVSKTISDFTTLRAEMRSSAARERVPAGV; encoded by the coding sequence ATGGCTGAACAGTTCCACTTGTCGCGGCTGCAGGTCATCAACTGGGGTGTGTTCGACGGCTACCACGACATCCCGTTCAGCGAGGGCGGCGCCCTGATCGCCGGCGCGTCCGGAAGCGGCAAATCCTCACTGCTGGATGCGATTTCACTGGGCTTCCTGCCATTCAATCGGCGTAACTTCAACGCCTCCGGTGACAACACCGCCGCGGGCTCCAGTGCGGGCCGGCGCACCGTCGACAAGTATGTCCGCGGGGCGTGGGGCCAGCGCAGTGACGGCGGCTCGAGCAAGGTGATGTACCTGCGTGGCGAGGGCACCGCGTGGTCGGCCATCGCGGTCACCTACCGCAGCAACACCGGCCGCTCGGTCACCGGCCTGGTACTGAAATGGCTGACCGGCGAATCGCGCTCGGACTCGTCGAGCCGGTTCGTGCTGGCCGACGGTGACCGCGACATCGAGGACGTCTGCAACCGCTGGGCGGCAGGGCGATTCGACTCCGGGGTGTTCAAAGACGACGAGTGGCGGTTCTCCACCAAGGTCGAGTCGCAGTACCTGGCTCAGCTGTACGCCACCATCGGCATTCGCGCCTCCGACGCCGCTCAGCAGCTGCTCGGTAAGGCCAAGTCGCTGAAAAGCGTTGGTGGACTGGAACAGTTCGTCCGCGAGTTCATGCTCGACGAGCCGAGCAGCCTGACCCGGCTGCCCGAGGCGCTCAAGCAGATCGACCCGCTCGTGGAAGCCCGCGAACTGCTGGCCGTCGCGCAGAAGAAGCGCAAGATCCTCGGCGATATCGAGAAGATCCAGCAGCGCTACGCCTCCGAGTCCTCAGACCTGGGCATCATCGACCTGGTGGACCAGCCGATGGTCCGCGCCTATACCGATCACGTCCGGCTCGCGCAGTGCGGTCCGCAGATCGAGTCGCTGGACGCCACGATCGACCAACTCGGCAACGAGTACGAGGATGTCACCCGGCAGCTGAATCTGGCCAAGGCCGAAGGCGATTCGCTCAACGCCCAGATCAGCGGATCCAGCGCGAGCCTCGGACCGCTGCAATCCCAGGTGGCCGGCGCCGAGGCGCAGGCCGAGCAGGTGTCGCGGCGACGCGCGGCCTATGAGGCCATGCTGGGCGCCCAGGACATCGACGTCCCGGATAGCGCCGACGAGTTCTGGAATCTGCGTGAGGAACTCGCCACCGAGGTCACCGAACTACTGGCCAAACTGGACCGTGGCCGGGAGGCCTCCACCGACGCCGAGTACGCGCAGAAGGCCGCCCGCATCGCCCGCGACGACGCGGCCAAGGAGCTCAAGCGCGTCGAGCACGTCGGGTCGGCGCTGCCGGAGTTCGCGATCACCATGCGCGAACACATCTGTGCCGCAGTCGGTATCGACCCGTGTGAACTGCCCTATATCGCCGAGCTGATGGACCTGCGCCCCGACCAGAGCCGCTGGCGGGTGGCCGTCGAGAAGGTGCTGCGCGGGGTGGGCCTGCGGCTGCTGGTCCCCGACGAGCGGTATTCGGCGGTACTGCGGTTCGTCAACGAGACCAATATGGGCGGGCGGCTGCAACTACACCACGTCCGTGCCTCGCTGGTCGGCGCAGACCCGGTCGACGCCGACCCGAACACGTTGGCGGGCAAGCTCTTCGTCGTCGACCCGACACATGCCTGCGCGGCCGAGGCCGCCGACGTCATCGCCGCGGCGGGCGACCACATCTGCGTCGACACCCCGGACGTGTTCTCCCGGTTCCGGCGCGCGGTCACCGACACGGGCCTGTACAAGGACTCCGAGCGACTGGCCATCAAGGACGATCGCCGTCCCCTCAAGCAATCCGATTACATCTACCAGGGCGACGTCCGGGCGAAGATCGACGCGTTGACCGTCGACCTCGCCACCGCCGAAGAGTTGTACCAGCAGGCGCGCCGCAAGGCCGACGAGATCGCCGCTCAGCGCCAGCAGTGGCGCGACCGGGCCGCGGCCTGCAAAGCGATCTGCGAGCAGTTCCCGCAGTGGAACCAGGTCGACATCGACACCGCCGACGGGCACGCCGACCGGTTGCGTGAGCAGTTCGAACTGCTGCTGGCCGACAACCCCGACATCGAAGCGCTGACCGCCCGAGCCGACGAGTGCTGGGAAGAGATCCAGACGCTGATGACGCGGCGCGGCGCCATTCAGACCCGCCGCGACGACCTCGACAGTCGGCGTACCCAATTGCTCGAGCTGCAAGACCGGTTGACGCCCGCGTTCGTCTCCGAGCCGTTGACCGAATTGCTGAACCGCTACGCGGCCGCCATCCCGGTGACGTTGGAGGTGCTCAATCCCGAGCCGCACCGCGAGGCGGTGTTCAACACCATCCGCCGCGAGCGTGAGCAGCTGCGCGAAAGCCGAAGGCGCTCATACGATGAACTGGCCCGCATTCTGAACACCTTCGATACGGCGTTTCCCGATGCGATCCCGAACGACAGCGAGGTGTTCGACGAGCGGGTGCACGACTACGTTGCGCTGTGCCGGCATATCGACGAGCGCGAACTGCCCGACGCCTACGAGCGGATGATGCGCTTGGTCACCGAGCAGGCGCCCGATGCGATCCTCACGCTGCACCGGGTGGCCGAGCAGGAGGCGCGGCGGATCAGCGAGCAGATCGATCGGGTGAACACCGGGTTGGGTGCGGTGGAGTTCAACAGCGGGACGCGGCTGACGCTGCGGGCGACGCCGCGGAGTCTGACCGCGGTGGCGGAGCTGACCGAGATTGTTCGGGCGATCTCGCGGCGCATCGCCGAGGTGGGTCTGGGTGACAAGCAGGCGATCCTGGACCAGTACGCCGACATCCTGCGGCTGCGGAACCGGCTGGCGTCGACGGCGCCGGAGGATAAGGCTTGGACGCGTGACGCCCTGGATGTGCGCAATCGGTTCACGTTCGACTGCGCCGAGTGGGATGTCCGGACCGAGGATCTGATCCGCACGCACAGCAACGCCGGCGACAACTCCGGTGGCGAGCAGGAGAAGCTGATGGCGTTCTGCCTGGCGGGTGCACTGAGCTTCAACCTCGCCAGTCCCGAGAGTTCGGACAACAAGCCGGTTTTCGCGCAGCTGATGCTCGACGAGGCGTTCTCGAAGTCTGATCCGCAGTTCGCGCAGCAGGCGCTGCAGGCCTTCCGCAAGTTCGGATTCCAGCTCGTCATCGTCGCCACGGTGCAGAACGCGACCACGATTCAGCCCTACATCGACAGCGTGATCATGGTGTCCAAGACCGAGGCGACGAGTCGCAACGCGCGACCGGTGGCCACCGTGGTGTCCAAGACGATCTCCGACTTCACGACATTGCGCGCCGAGATGCGGAGTTCAGCAGCGCGGGAACGAGTTCCGGCCGGGGTGTAA
- a CDS encoding nitroreductase/quinone reductase family protein has protein sequence MVTASPALRKFRRERIVGRYIANPLVALLGRLGLRTTFATELQTMGRKSGRWRAVPVSARFDATGAWVISQHGRRSGWALNVADDPSVRIRQGQRWRSGTARFVPDDDPAERVRTFATSPWLSPLVTATFKALQSDPISVRIDFVD, from the coding sequence ATGGTCACGGCCAGCCCAGCACTACGAAAGTTCCGCCGCGAACGCATCGTCGGCCGCTACATCGCCAATCCGCTCGTCGCATTGCTCGGTCGTCTTGGTCTGCGCACCACCTTCGCGACGGAGTTGCAAACGATGGGCCGCAAGTCGGGCCGCTGGCGAGCGGTGCCCGTCTCCGCGCGCTTCGACGCGACGGGCGCGTGGGTGATCTCCCAGCACGGCCGCCGGTCTGGGTGGGCACTCAATGTCGCCGACGACCCAAGCGTGCGAATCAGGCAGGGCCAACGATGGCGGAGCGGTACGGCGCGTTTTGTTCCGGACGACGATCCGGCGGAACGCGTGCGGACGTTTGCGACGTCACCATGGCTTTCACCGCTGGTGACCGCCACGTTCAAGGCGCTGCAATCAGACCCGATCAGCGTGCGCATCGATTTCGTGGACTGA
- a CDS encoding TetR/AcrR family transcriptional regulator, with amino-acid sequence MSARQRLIDTTIELVRRRGVGGASVSQILEHSGLARRTLYLNFPDGKPELVAAATEFAAAGFASMLDGIVAEGDPVAAVDAFVQAWESALADSDYDAGCPMVAATLGGADAPAAASAAATAFAQWVGLIAAPLERAGLDAHAAEGLATTVVATVEGAVIMSMAARSPKPLQRAGRDLATLMRVRLAEAT; translated from the coding sequence ATGTCTGCTCGGCAACGCTTGATCGATACGACGATCGAACTCGTGCGCCGACGCGGAGTGGGCGGCGCCAGCGTCTCGCAGATCCTGGAACACAGCGGTCTGGCGCGTCGGACGCTCTACCTGAACTTCCCGGACGGCAAGCCCGAATTAGTAGCTGCGGCTACAGAGTTCGCTGCTGCCGGGTTCGCGTCGATGCTGGACGGCATTGTCGCCGAAGGCGATCCGGTCGCCGCCGTCGATGCGTTCGTGCAGGCGTGGGAATCAGCACTGGCCGACAGCGATTACGACGCAGGATGTCCGATGGTGGCTGCCACGCTCGGTGGGGCAGACGCGCCTGCGGCGGCCAGCGCCGCGGCGACAGCCTTCGCCCAGTGGGTGGGACTCATCGCCGCGCCGCTGGAACGAGCCGGACTCGACGCGCACGCTGCCGAGGGTCTGGCGACCACCGTCGTCGCGACCGTGGAAGGCGCCGTGATCATGTCGATGGCGGCGCGTTCGCCAAAACCGTTGCAGCGCGCGGGACGTGATCTGGCCACACTGATGCGAGTGAGGCTGGCCGAAGCTACCTGA
- a CDS encoding IS256 family transposase, with protein sequence MTTAHNIDLPAVLAERLTTCHPDVLRELLATFIHTLMGAEADALCGAGYGERSTERTNSRNGYRHRQFDTRAGTLDLAIPKLRQGSYFPDWLLERRKRAERALTTVVATCYLLGVSTRRMDKLVETLGITSLSKSQVSVMAKELDAAVEAFRTRPLDAGPYTFVAADALVLKVREGGRVVNVHALIAVGVNAEGYREILGIDVTTAEDGAGWLTFWRALTARGLSGVKLVTSDAHAGLVAAIGATLPGASWQRCRTHYTTNLMAVTPKSSWPWVRTLLHSVFDQPDAESVAAQYDRIIDALDDKLPTVADHLEAARPDLLAFTAFPKQIWRQIWSNNPQERLNKEIRRRTDVVGIFPDRNALIRLVGAVLAEQHDEWAESRRYLGLDVLSKSRTVNDTPTGQEATPATLTA encoded by the coding sequence ATGACCACTGCCCACAATATCGACCTGCCTGCGGTGCTGGCTGAACGACTCACCACCTGCCATCCCGACGTGCTGCGCGAGCTGCTGGCCACGTTCATCCACACCCTGATGGGCGCCGAAGCCGACGCCCTGTGCGGCGCCGGATACGGCGAACGCAGCACCGAGCGGACCAACTCCCGCAACGGCTACCGGCACCGCCAATTCGACACCCGCGCAGGCACATTAGATCTCGCGATCCCCAAGCTGCGCCAGGGCTCCTACTTCCCGGACTGGCTGCTGGAACGCCGCAAACGCGCCGAGCGGGCCCTGACCACCGTGGTCGCCACCTGCTACCTACTCGGTGTCTCGACGCGGCGGATGGACAAGCTCGTCGAAACCCTCGGCATCACCAGCCTGTCGAAGTCGCAGGTGTCGGTGATGGCCAAAGAGCTCGACGCCGCCGTCGAGGCCTTCCGCACCCGACCGCTCGATGCTGGCCCGTATACGTTCGTCGCTGCCGACGCCCTGGTGCTCAAGGTCCGCGAGGGCGGCCGGGTCGTCAACGTGCACGCGCTGATCGCGGTCGGGGTCAACGCCGAGGGCTACCGCGAAATCCTCGGCATCGATGTCACCACCGCCGAGGACGGCGCAGGCTGGCTAACGTTCTGGCGGGCTCTGACCGCCCGCGGCCTGTCGGGGGTCAAACTGGTCACCAGCGACGCCCATGCCGGGCTTGTCGCCGCGATCGGCGCCACGCTGCCCGGGGCATCGTGGCAGCGCTGCAGAACCCACTACACGACCAACCTGATGGCGGTGACCCCGAAGTCGTCGTGGCCCTGGGTGCGCACCCTGCTGCACTCTGTGTTCGACCAGCCTGATGCTGAATCCGTTGCTGCACAATATGACCGGATCATCGACGCCCTGGACGACAAGCTACCTACGGTCGCCGATCACCTCGAAGCTGCACGGCCGGATCTGCTGGCGTTCACGGCGTTTCCCAAGCAGATCTGGCGCCAGATCTGGTCCAACAATCCCCAGGAACGGCTCAACAAGGAGATCCGCCGGCGCACCGACGTCGTCGGTATCTTCCCCGACCGCAACGCCCTGATCCGCCTCGTTGGAGCCGTGCTGGCCGAACAACACGACGAATGGGCCGAGTCCCGGCGCTACCTTGGCCTCGACGTCCTGAGCAAATCACGCACAGTCAACGACACCCCGACCGGACAGGAGGCCACCCCGGCGACACTGACCGCCTGA
- a CDS encoding RND family transporter, with protein sequence MGTQTGVPHGRIEVSAERNPGVAKWIRRLAIPIILGWLAVIGVLTVFVPPLDVVGEMRAVSLSPKEAPSVIALMRNGKVFEESDSDNAVMIVLEGQRPLDAAARRYYGELIDKLHADTKHVQHVQDFWGDPLTEAGALSADGKAVYVQVSLAGNMGESLGNESVAAVQTIVKDLPPPPGVKTFVTGGSAMQTDQQKEGSRSIQVVKIATVTVIICMLLFFYRSITTVGVVLVILVMGLSVTQGAVAFLAYHNLIGLTTFVTQILVPLALAATTDYAIFLIGRYQEARADGQDRESAYYTMFRGTAHVVLASGMTIAGATCCLTFTRLPYFHTLGIPLAVGMVVAVLSALTLGPSMVTVASRFGLLEPKRAMRIRFWRRIGAVVVRWPGWVLFLTVFIALIGLIALPGYRPNYDDRKYLPADLPANEGFAAAERHFPVARMNPELLLLETDQDLRNPADFLVLERITKAVARVPGIGRVQSITRPDGKPLKYSTIPAQMSISGSLQTMNRSYMQDRMADMLVQGQDMQNTINTMTQMIGLMEQLSATTHDMVGKTDQTALDIAALRDHISDFDDFFRPIRNYLYWEPHCFDIPMCWAVRSTFDALDGVDTMTDDIQRLLPDMHALDSIMPQMIPLMESSIESMKRMRIMMLTLQSTQSGMQDQIAAMNDGSAAMAAAFNDSLNDDTFYAPPEIFDNDTVKRGMKNFISPNGHAARFIISHEADPMSEAGIQRIDAIKAAVFEAIKGTPLEGSKVFLGGTASAFKDMEDGNSYDLKIAGLAALSLIFIIMLLITRALVAAAVIVGTVVLSLGASYGLSILLWQHILGMPLQFIVIAMAVIILLAVGADYNLLLVARMKEEIPAGINTGIIRAMGGSGSVVTAAGLVFAFTMMAMAVSSMIVIAQVGTTIGLGLMFDTLVIRAFMTPALAALLGRWFWWPRIVRPRPLSTRPSGELLR encoded by the coding sequence GTGGGGACTCAGACCGGGGTACCGCACGGTCGTATTGAGGTCTCGGCCGAGCGGAACCCCGGGGTGGCCAAGTGGATCCGCCGCTTGGCGATTCCGATCATCCTCGGCTGGCTCGCCGTCATCGGCGTCCTGACCGTATTTGTGCCGCCGCTGGACGTCGTCGGTGAGATGCGCGCGGTGTCGCTCTCGCCGAAGGAAGCCCCGTCGGTGATCGCCCTGATGCGCAACGGAAAGGTCTTCGAGGAGTCCGACTCCGACAACGCCGTGATGATCGTGCTGGAGGGGCAGCGGCCACTCGATGCGGCGGCCCGCCGGTATTACGGCGAGTTGATCGACAAGCTGCACGCCGACACCAAGCACGTGCAGCACGTCCAGGATTTCTGGGGCGATCCGCTGACCGAAGCCGGTGCGCTGAGCGCCGACGGCAAGGCCGTGTACGTGCAGGTGTCACTGGCCGGCAACATGGGTGAGTCGCTGGGCAACGAGTCGGTCGCGGCGGTCCAGACCATCGTCAAGGATCTGCCTCCGCCACCCGGCGTCAAGACCTTCGTGACCGGCGGTTCGGCGATGCAGACCGACCAGCAGAAAGAGGGCAGCCGCAGCATCCAGGTGGTGAAAATCGCCACCGTCACCGTCATCATCTGCATGCTGCTGTTTTTCTACCGCTCGATCACCACTGTCGGCGTCGTTCTGGTGATCCTCGTCATGGGGCTGTCGGTGACCCAGGGCGCGGTGGCATTTCTGGCCTACCACAACCTGATTGGGCTGACGACGTTCGTCACTCAGATCTTGGTACCGCTGGCGCTGGCCGCCACGACTGACTATGCCATCTTTCTCATCGGCCGCTATCAAGAAGCCCGGGCGGACGGCCAGGATCGAGAGTCGGCGTACTACACGATGTTTCGCGGCACCGCGCATGTGGTGCTGGCCTCGGGGATGACGATCGCCGGTGCGACGTGCTGCCTGACCTTCACCCGGTTGCCGTACTTCCACACGCTGGGTATCCCGCTCGCCGTCGGCATGGTGGTCGCGGTGCTGTCGGCGCTGACGCTGGGTCCGTCGATGGTGACGGTCGCCAGCCGATTCGGCCTGCTGGAACCCAAGCGTGCGATGCGAATTCGGTTCTGGCGGCGCATCGGAGCGGTCGTGGTGCGCTGGCCCGGCTGGGTCCTGTTCCTCACCGTTTTCATCGCCCTGATCGGGTTGATCGCCCTGCCCGGCTATCGCCCCAACTACGACGACCGCAAGTACCTGCCTGCCGACCTGCCCGCCAACGAGGGCTTCGCGGCAGCCGAACGTCACTTCCCGGTGGCTCGGATGAACCCAGAATTGCTGCTGCTCGAGACCGATCAGGATCTGCGCAATCCGGCCGACTTCCTGGTGCTCGAGCGGATCACCAAGGCGGTCGCGCGGGTCCCGGGCATCGGTCGCGTGCAGTCCATCACCCGGCCCGACGGAAAACCGTTGAAGTACAGCACTATTCCGGCCCAGATGAGTATCAGCGGGTCGCTGCAGACGATGAACCGTTCCTACATGCAGGACCGCATGGCCGACATGCTGGTGCAGGGGCAGGACATGCAGAACACCATCAACACGATGACCCAGATGATCGGGTTGATGGAGCAGCTGAGCGCGACCACGCACGACATGGTCGGCAAGACCGACCAGACCGCGCTGGACATCGCGGCGCTGCGTGACCACATCTCCGACTTCGACGACTTCTTCCGGCCCATCCGCAATTACCTGTACTGGGAACCGCACTGCTTCGACATCCCGATGTGCTGGGCGGTTCGGTCGACGTTCGACGCCCTCGACGGCGTGGACACCATGACCGACGACATCCAGCGCCTGCTTCCCGATATGCATGCCCTGGATTCGATTATGCCGCAGATGATTCCGCTGATGGAGTCGTCGATCGAGTCGATGAAGCGGATGCGCATCATGATGCTGACGTTGCAGTCCACCCAATCCGGGATGCAGGATCAGATCGCCGCGATGAACGACGGCTCAGCGGCCATGGCCGCAGCGTTCAACGACTCGCTCAACGACGACACGTTCTACGCACCGCCGGAGATCTTCGACAACGACACCGTCAAGCGCGGGATGAAGAACTTTATCTCCCCCAACGGTCATGCGGCGCGGTTCATCATCTCCCACGAGGCAGACCCGATGTCGGAGGCGGGCATTCAACGTATCGATGCCATCAAGGCCGCCGTCTTCGAGGCCATCAAAGGCACCCCCCTGGAAGGATCCAAGGTGTTCTTGGGCGGGACGGCATCGGCCTTCAAGGACATGGAGGACGGCAACTCCTACGACCTCAAAATCGCCGGGTTGGCGGCGCTGTCGCTGATTTTCATCATCATGTTGCTGATCACCCGGGCGCTGGTGGCGGCCGCGGTGATCGTCGGCACCGTGGTGCTGTCGCTGGGCGCGTCCTACGGGCTGTCGATTCTGCTCTGGCAGCACATCCTCGGGATGCCATTGCAGTTCATCGTGATCGCGATGGCAGTGATCATCCTGCTGGCCGTCGGCGCCGACTACAACCTACTGCTGGTTGCGCGAATGAAGGAAGAGATACCGGCCGGGATCAACACCGGCATCATCCGCGCGATGGGCGGCAGTGGGTCGGTGGTGACGGCGGCCGGGCTGGTGTTCGCGTTCACGATGATGGCGATGGCGGTCAGCAGCATGATCGTGATCGCCCAAGTGGGCACGACGATCGGGCTCGGTCTGATGTTCGACACCCTGGTGATCCGGGCGTTCATGACGCCGGCGCTCGCCGCGCTGCTCGGGCGATGGTTCTGGTGGCCGAGGATTGTGCGACCGCGGCCGCTGTCGACGCGGCCCAGTGGAGAGTTGCTCAGGTAG
- a CDS encoding DUF4194 domain-containing protein, with the protein MTTTDSDIDFSSLPQVDQTARTPHQRRPRFDGDVSELPDRACWALQQLLTRRYISAEADADLYSWVLEYRAQLSVRLSELDLMLRVVDGSDVAFVEQARYESARGVKLLRREPLGTYDSILALHLAQMSRAAGGQAVLISREEVHGLFSGVLNDVDRDTVTFTARIDAAIARLTALEILRKTRDDEDSYTVSPVINAVMTASVIAELQQQFELLLSGGASPDRDEQETALDG; encoded by the coding sequence ATGACGACCACCGACTCCGACATCGACTTCAGCTCACTGCCGCAGGTCGACCAGACGGCGCGTACCCCGCATCAGCGGCGCCCGCGCTTCGACGGCGATGTCAGCGAGCTGCCCGATCGGGCGTGCTGGGCGTTGCAGCAGCTGCTGACCCGCCGCTATATCAGCGCCGAGGCCGACGCCGACCTGTACAGCTGGGTGCTGGAGTACCGCGCTCAGCTCTCGGTGCGGCTCTCCGAACTCGACCTGATGTTGCGCGTGGTCGACGGAAGTGACGTCGCGTTCGTCGAGCAGGCTCGCTACGAATCCGCCAGGGGCGTCAAGCTTTTGCGCCGCGAACCGCTGGGTACCTACGACTCGATCCTGGCATTGCACCTGGCGCAGATGTCGCGCGCGGCCGGTGGGCAGGCCGTGCTGATCAGCCGCGAGGAGGTGCACGGGCTGTTCTCCGGCGTTCTCAATGACGTCGACCGGGACACCGTGACCTTCACGGCCCGCATCGACGCGGCCATTGCCCGGCTCACCGCCCTGGAGATCCTGCGCAAGACCCGCGACGACGAAGACAGCTACACCGTCAGCCCGGTGATCAACGCCGTGATGACCGCATCGGTGATCGCCGAGCTGCAGCAGCAGTTCGAACTGCTGCTGTCCGGCGGCGCATCCCCGGACCGGGACGAACAGGAGACCGCACTCGATGGCTGA